In Negativicutes bacterium, the following proteins share a genomic window:
- the pgeF gene encoding peptidoglycan editing factor PgeF — MKFYLEKNEKCWNGKFSHFPKNEIIHAISSRFNGYSIGEFSGLNLAMHNGDNNKIVAKNRMLFTQSLGLEVKDIVTAQQTHSNNVVIVTAKMSGLGAVDYASALADTDALITNVKNLPLMMFFADCVPVLFYDPKNKVVAISHAGWKGTVSKIAQKTAMMMRENFGTNFNELLVGIGPSIGSCCYQVGVDVTTKVRANFSLASELLTEKNDAVFLDLWQANKLQLLEIGLKESNIVSSSVCTNCNSELFYSYRADNGKTGRIAAIISLK, encoded by the coding sequence ATTTAGAAAAAAATGAAAAATGTTGGAATGGCAAATTCTCGCATTTCCCTAAGAATGAGATAATTCATGCTATTTCTAGTAGATTTAATGGCTATAGTATTGGTGAGTTTAGTGGGTTGAATTTAGCAATGCATAATGGTGATAACAATAAAATTGTAGCGAAAAATAGAATGTTATTTACCCAAAGTTTAGGTCTTGAGGTAAAAGACATTGTTACGGCGCAACAAACACATAGTAATAATGTGGTAATCGTTACGGCAAAGATGAGCGGACTTGGTGCTGTTGATTATGCTTCGGCTCTTGCTGATACTGATGCTTTAATAACAAATGTTAAGAATCTACCATTAATGATGTTTTTTGCTGACTGCGTGCCGGTATTATTTTATGATCCTAAGAATAAGGTTGTTGCAATTAGTCATGCTGGTTGGAAGGGAACAGTTTCTAAAATAGCTCAGAAAACAGCAATGATGATGAGAGAAAATTTTGGTACAAATTTTAATGAACTATTAGTTGGAATTGGCCCATCAATTGGTAGCTGTTGTTATCAAGTTGGAGTTGATGTAACAACTAAAGTTAGGGCAAACTTTAGTTTAGCATCAGAGCTTTTAACCGAAAAAAATGATGCTGTTTTTTTAGATTTATGGCAAGCTAATAAATTGCAACTATTAGAGATTGGTTTAAAGGAATCTAATATTGTAAGCAGTAGTGTTTGTACCAATTGTAATTCAGAGTTATTTTATTCATATCGTGCCGATAACGGAAAAACAGGACGAATTGCCGCCATAATTTCATTGAAATAG
- a CDS encoding YggS family pyridoxal phosphate-dependent enzyme, with the protein MIVENLAIVQEKVQQALNNRLNEKFDQTVKLIAVTKNNDIYAMREAIDAGIKVVGENRIQEALDKKKELNRTVEWHLIGHLQTNKVKQAVLNFDLIHSVDSERLAVEINKVANSLNKVQEILVQVNVVNEISKFGLNIEQVNSFIKTISQHENLKVVGLMLIAPYYENPEEARPIFRKLYEQFMEIKNQQILNVEMKWLSMGMTNDYQVAIEEGANIIRVGTGIFGQRKDV; encoded by the coding sequence GTGATAGTGGAAAATTTAGCAATTGTTCAAGAAAAAGTTCAACAAGCCTTAAATAATAGGTTAAATGAAAAGTTTGATCAAACGGTAAAGCTAATAGCAGTAACTAAAAATAATGATATTTATGCTATGAGAGAAGCGATTGATGCTGGGATTAAGGTTGTTGGTGAAAATAGAATACAAGAAGCTTTAGATAAAAAAAAGGAACTTAATAGAACAGTGGAGTGGCACCTAATTGGTCATTTACAAACTAATAAGGTAAAGCAAGCTGTGTTAAATTTTGATTTAATTCACTCGGTAGACAGTGAGCGCCTTGCTGTTGAGATTAATAAAGTTGCAAATAGTCTTAATAAAGTTCAAGAAATCTTAGTGCAGGTTAATGTTGTTAATGAAATAAGTAAGTTTGGGCTTAATATAGAACAGGTAAACTCTTTTATTAAGACCATTAGTCAGCATGAAAATTTAAAAGTTGTCGGTTTAATGTTGATTGCACCTTACTATGAAAATCCGGAAGAAGCCAGACCTATCTTTCGCAAACTATATGAACAATTTATGGAAATAAAAAATCAACAAATTCTAAATGTTGAGATGAAATGGCTTTCCATGGGTATGACTAATGATTATCAAGTTGCAATTGAAGAAGGTGCTAATATTATAAGAGTTGGCACCGGAATTTTTGGCCAACGCAAAGATGTATAG
- a CDS encoding cell division protein SepF, whose translation MGFMDKIWGALGLIEHDVKEDMPKTSDSADLKMKKNNNIVSLPSTQQNANNLGSAVAPTNNKPIKVMVVEPFTFDDAQHIADHLKNRKPVVVNLESTEPEVAKRMIDFISGTTYALGGTIQKVGNNIFLCAPVNVDVDYELPQDEDIDKIIAPWKNK comes from the coding sequence ATGGGTTTTATGGATAAAATATGGGGAGCATTAGGCTTAATTGAGCATGATGTTAAAGAAGATATGCCGAAAACTAGTGATAGTGCTGATTTGAAAATGAAGAAGAATAATAATATCGTTAGTCTACCTAGTACTCAGCAAAATGCTAATAATCTTGGATCAGCAGTAGCACCAACTAATAATAAGCCGATAAAAGTAATGGTAGTAGAGCCGTTTACTTTTGATGATGCACAACATATTGCGGATCACTTAAAGAATCGTAAGCCAGTTGTTGTTAATTTAGAAAGTACAGAACCGGAAGTTGCAAAAAGAATGATTGATTTTATTAGTGGGACTACGTATGCTTTGGGTGGAACTATTCAAAAAGTAGGCAATAATATTTTTTTATGTGCACCGGTTAATGTTGATGTTGATTATGAACTTCCTCAAGATGAAGATATTGATAAAATAATTGCACCATGGAAGAATAAGTAG
- the proC gene encoding pyrroline-5-carboxylate reductase, translating into MLENYNIGFVGGGAMAEALLSGILQKKLVKCSSIFVSEIVAERRQYLSDKYNINVYETAQDLVAKVNILFLTVKPQVVANVLSELQPIVKKDTLIVSVVAGLKIDKIEAAFKGNAVVRVMPNTPVAVGEGMTALALGTNAQATDGEIAQKIFNAVGKTVLLGESSMDAVTGLSGSGPGYAFVIIDALADAGVKVGLTRKDAITLAAQTLLGSAKMVLETGEHPAKLRDMVTSPAGTTIAGIHVLEQAGLRAALIDAVEVATLRSKNMGEK; encoded by the coding sequence ATTTTGGAAAATTATAATATTGGTTTTGTTGGAGGCGGAGCTATGGCAGAGGCTCTGCTTAGTGGTATTTTACAAAAAAAATTGGTGAAATGCAGTAGTATTTTTGTTAGTGAAATAGTAGCTGAGCGTCGACAATATTTAAGCGATAAATATAATATTAATGTTTATGAGACTGCACAAGACCTTGTTGCAAAAGTTAATATATTATTTTTAACGGTGAAACCTCAAGTCGTAGCTAATGTCTTGTCAGAGTTACAACCTATAGTTAAAAAAGATACTTTAATTGTTTCAGTGGTAGCTGGGTTGAAAATTGACAAAATAGAAGCAGCTTTTAAAGGAAATGCTGTTGTTAGGGTAATGCCCAATACTCCAGTTGCTGTAGGGGAGGGTATGACTGCGTTAGCCTTAGGAACTAATGCACAAGCTACAGATGGTGAAATTGCACAAAAAATATTTAATGCTGTTGGTAAAACGGTGCTATTAGGAGAAAGTTCAATGGATGCTGTTACAGGTCTTTCTGGCAGTGGACCGGGTTATGCTTTCGTTATTATTGATGCATTAGCCGATGCTGGAGTTAAAGTTGGTTTAACGAGGAAAGATGCAATAACTTTAGCGGCGCAAACATTATTAGGATCGGCTAAAATGGTTTTAGAAACGGGTGAACATCCAGCTAAACTACGTGATATGGTCACATCGCCAGCCGGTACTACTATTGCGGGCATTCATGTATTAGAGCAAGCCGGTTTAAGAGCCGCTCTAATTGATGCGGTGGAAGTTGCGACACTTCGTTCAAAGAATATGGGAGAAAAATAA
- a CDS encoding RNA-binding protein — protein MSVREKITRYYSGTDGAEVAAKLMDAAELVNKNRKYKVSDFLDPYGLSVAETIIAHFPNLKFTAEGGYFGAERQRGAIVHEDFLGEIEYGLTVVAVTWNDKYHNLAHRDVLGSVLGLGISRDVVGDILMRNDHCKIILTKEIFPFVLQNLTQISNAGVSVAEAELSQIEPKEERCKEIKTTIASLRLDAVAAAGFGVSRSKISNDIEADKVKVNWQPAKSSSQVIKESDIVSMRGRGRIEIEEIRGQTKKGRISIVLKRFI, from the coding sequence ATGTCTGTTCGTGAAAAAATTACAAGGTATTATTCAGGCACCGATGGTGCTGAAGTTGCTGCTAAATTAATGGATGCAGCTGAGTTGGTTAATAAAAATAGAAAATACAAAGTTAGTGATTTTCTAGATCCGTATGGCCTTAGTGTTGCCGAAACAATAATTGCACATTTTCCTAATCTAAAGTTTACTGCAGAAGGTGGATATTTTGGTGCAGAAAGACAACGTGGGGCAATTGTTCATGAAGACTTTTTAGGTGAGATTGAATATGGTTTAACTGTGGTAGCTGTGACTTGGAATGACAAATATCATAATTTGGCGCATCGTGATGTTTTAGGATCAGTCTTGGGCTTGGGAATTAGCCGAGATGTTGTTGGTGATATTTTAATGCGCAACGACCATTGCAAAATAATATTAACCAAAGAAATTTTCCCATTTGTATTACAAAATTTAACCCAAATCAGTAATGCTGGTGTAAGTGTAGCAGAAGCTGAGCTTTCGCAAATTGAACCAAAGGAAGAGCGGTGCAAAGAAATTAAAACAACAATTGCTTCTTTAAGACTGGATGCAGTTGCGGCGGCTGGCTTTGGAGTATCACGCAGTAAAATAAGCAATGATATTGAGGCTGATAAAGTTAAAGTTAATTGGCAACCGGCCAAAAGTTCATCGCAAGTTATTAAAGAAAGTGACATTGTTTCAATGCGTGGTCGTGGACGCATTGAAATTGAAGAGATTAGAGGACAAACTAAAAAGGGTCGAATTAGCATAGTTTTAAAAAGATTTATTTAG
- a CDS encoding DivIVA domain-containing protein — protein MLTPLDIHNKEFKRGFRGYNEEEVDEFLDRVIKDYEQLYRENIDLKENIERLNTKVDHFKHLENTLHNTLVVAQETAEGVRAAAKKEAELIVKEAQATAQKMIYDAEEKVKETATDCDKIKKQEQAIRAQIKNLLLTQLELLKSSEEQPAYQDKIID, from the coding sequence ATGCTTACACCACTTGATATACATAATAAAGAATTTAAAAGAGGGTTTAGAGGTTATAACGAGGAAGAGGTTGATGAATTTTTAGACCGCGTTATAAAAGATTACGAGCAATTGTATCGTGAAAATATTGATTTAAAGGAAAATATTGAGCGACTTAATACTAAGGTAGATCATTTTAAACATTTAGAAAATACATTGCACAATACGCTAGTAGTTGCGCAAGAAACAGCAGAAGGAGTCAGGGCTGCTGCGAAAAAAGAAGCGGAGTTAATTGTGAAAGAAGCGCAAGCGACAGCGCAAAAAATGATTTATGATGCCGAAGAAAAAGTGAAAGAAACCGCTACTGATTGTGATAAAATTAAAAAGCAAGAGCAAGCTATTCGTGCACAAATAAAAAATTTATTATTGACACAATTAGAATTATTAAAAAGCTCAGAAGAACAACCAGCTTATCAAGATAAAATAATTGACTAA
- the ileS gene encoding isoleucine--tRNA ligase yields MDYSKTLNLPETEFPMRGNLPEREPKLLEYWNEHNIYAKRGEKAKGKEKFILHDGPPYANGRIHMGTALNKVLKDIVIKYKSLAGFDTPYVPGWDTHGLPIEHAAIKILGLNRHELDPLQLRQECKDYALKCLDMQREDFKRLGVCADWANPYITLLPEYEAKQIEVFGNMAKNGHIYKGLKTVYWCTSCETALAEAEVEYAEKKSHAIYVKFPLVDAKNNLPAGVDQDKVFAIIWTTTPWTLPANVAIAVGPELEYSWVKIGEEVYFFATGLLEQVVKDAKIESYEVIGTAMGSDLVGMVFSHPLLERQSPIVKADYVTLEQGTGCVHTAPGHGQDDFETGLKNKLPIICPVDGAGKFTAEAGKYEGLAVEDANVPIIKDLAASGKLFAKGSIRHQYAHCWRCKSPIIYRATEQWFASVDGFRKEALAAIENVKWIPSWGRDRIHNMVVDRHDWCISRQRVWGLPIPIFYCKKCNQHIINDDTITAVKELFRKEGSNSWWSKTAEEILPKGTSCPHCSHEEFRKETDIMDVWFDSGSSHASVLEQREELQYPADLYLEGSDQHRGWFQSSLLTSVATKGVAPYKAVLTHGFVVDGEGKKMSKSVGNVVYPQDVIDQYGADILRLWVASADYQADIRISKDILKQMSEVYRKIRNTFRYLLGNLNDFNPNNDKVAYAELTDLDKWALLRLEQVRAHVTKAYENYEFHVIYHTIHNFCTIDLSSIYLDILKDRLYASLPNDKKRKAAQTAMYEILHTLVKLVAPVLTFTAEEVWQNMAKEEVATDSVQLAEWPVAKTEYLQPEVEEKWAGILEIRSELTKALEIARRNKVIGHPLDACVEIYAKDDLLNKLQGLVNELPEILIVSQVKVIEGNDDNFAQASYQSAEMSLAVNVVLATGQKCERCWIYSDSVGAEAEHSTLCKRCADVVKEM; encoded by the coding sequence TTGGATTATAGTAAAACGTTAAATTTACCAGAAACTGAATTCCCAATGAGAGGTAATTTGCCGGAGCGTGAGCCGAAATTATTGGAATATTGGAATGAACATAATATTTATGCAAAAAGAGGAGAGAAAGCAAAAGGAAAAGAAAAATTCATTTTGCATGACGGTCCTCCGTATGCCAATGGTCGTATTCATATGGGTACTGCTTTAAATAAAGTGTTAAAAGATATTGTTATTAAATACAAGTCTTTAGCAGGGTTTGATACACCATATGTTCCGGGTTGGGATACTCATGGTTTACCAATAGAACATGCTGCTATTAAAATTTTAGGATTAAATCGTCATGAACTTGATCCATTGCAATTACGTCAAGAGTGTAAAGATTATGCTTTGAAATGTCTTGATATGCAAAGAGAAGATTTTAAAAGATTAGGTGTTTGTGCTGATTGGGCGAACCCTTATATAACTTTATTGCCAGAATATGAAGCGAAACAAATTGAGGTTTTTGGCAATATGGCTAAGAATGGTCATATCTATAAAGGTTTAAAAACAGTATATTGGTGTACTTCTTGTGAAACTGCTTTAGCAGAAGCTGAAGTTGAATATGCTGAGAAAAAATCACATGCAATTTATGTTAAATTTCCGTTAGTTGATGCAAAGAATAATTTACCGGCCGGTGTTGACCAGGATAAGGTTTTTGCTATAATTTGGACGACAACACCATGGACATTGCCAGCTAATGTGGCAATTGCTGTGGGTCCGGAATTGGAGTATTCTTGGGTTAAAATTGGTGAGGAAGTTTATTTCTTTGCAACAGGTTTATTAGAGCAAGTTGTTAAGGATGCTAAAATTGAAAGTTATGAAGTTATTGGCACGGCGATGGGGAGTGACTTAGTTGGAATGGTCTTTAGTCATCCTTTATTAGAGCGCCAATCGCCAATTGTAAAAGCGGATTATGTAACACTAGAACAAGGTACTGGTTGTGTTCATACTGCCCCGGGGCATGGTCAAGATGACTTTGAAACTGGACTGAAAAATAAATTGCCAATTATTTGTCCGGTGGATGGTGCCGGTAAATTTACAGCGGAAGCTGGTAAATATGAAGGTTTAGCGGTTGAAGATGCTAATGTTCCGATTATTAAAGATTTAGCAGCTAGTGGCAAATTATTTGCTAAAGGGTCTATTCGTCATCAATATGCCCATTGTTGGCGTTGTAAAAGTCCAATTATCTATCGAGCAACAGAACAATGGTTTGCTTCAGTAGATGGTTTTAGAAAAGAAGCGCTAGCAGCTATTGAAAATGTTAAATGGATTCCTAGTTGGGGTCGTGACCGAATTCATAATATGGTTGTAGACCGACATGATTGGTGTATTTCGCGTCAGCGAGTATGGGGATTACCGATTCCGATTTTCTATTGCAAAAAATGTAATCAACATATTATTAATGATGATACAATAACTGCTGTAAAAGAATTATTTAGAAAAGAAGGTTCCAATTCATGGTGGTCGAAAACTGCTGAAGAAATATTGCCTAAGGGAACTTCTTGCCCGCATTGTAGTCACGAAGAATTCCGTAAAGAAACAGATATCATGGATGTTTGGTTTGATAGTGGCTCCAGCCATGCCTCGGTATTAGAGCAACGAGAAGAGTTACAATATCCAGCGGATTTATATTTAGAAGGTAGTGACCAACATCGTGGTTGGTTCCAATCATCACTATTAACTTCAGTTGCGACTAAAGGTGTCGCACCATATAAAGCTGTTTTAACACATGGTTTTGTGGTTGATGGTGAAGGTAAAAAAATGTCTAAGTCCGTAGGAAATGTTGTTTATCCACAAGATGTTATTGATCAATATGGTGCTGATATTTTAAGATTATGGGTTGCTTCAGCTGATTATCAAGCTGATATTAGAATATCCAAAGACATTTTAAAACAAATGTCAGAAGTTTATCGTAAAATCAGAAATACTTTCCGCTATTTGCTTGGAAACTTAAATGATTTTAATCCAAATAATGATAAAGTTGCTTATGCTGAATTAACTGATTTAGATAAGTGGGCATTATTAAGATTAGAACAAGTCAGAGCACATGTAACGAAAGCTTATGAAAATTATGAATTCCATGTGATTTATCATACTATTCATAATTTCTGCACTATTGATTTAAGTTCAATTTATCTTGATATTTTAAAAGATAGATTATATGCTTCTTTACCTAATGATAAAAAGCGTAAAGCTGCACAAACTGCAATGTACGAAATTTTACATACCTTAGTTAAATTGGTAGCGCCGGTATTAACTTTTACGGCAGAAGAAGTTTGGCAAAACATGGCTAAAGAGGAAGTTGCTACAGATAGTGTGCAATTAGCTGAATGGCCAGTGGCAAAAACTGAATACTTACAACCTGAGGTTGAAGAAAAATGGGCTGGTATTTTAGAAATTAGAAGTGAGTTAACAAAAGCTTTAGAGATTGCTCGACGTAATAAGGTTATTGGCCATCCGTTAGATGCTTGCGTCGAAATTTATGCTAAAGACGATTTGTTGAATAAACTTCAAGGGTTAGTAAATGAATTGCCGGAAATATTAATTGTGTCGCAAGTTAAAGTTATTGAAGGTAATGATGATAATTTTGCTCAAGCAAGTTATCAAAGTGCCGAAATGTCATTAGCGGTCAACGTAGTGCTAGCAACCGGACAAAAATGTGAGCGTTGCTGGATTTATAGTGATTCTGTTGGTGCTGAGGCTGAACATAGTACTTTGTGTAAGCGTTGTGCTGATGTTGTTAAGGAAATGTAA
- the lspA gene encoding signal peptidase II, which produces MPVLILIIINIFLDQAVKYYVHANMTVGQSIPIIKDIFHITYVLNPGAAFGILEHKRSFFVIIVFLMLAISYYAYRKINHMDNFLKLGMGLLIGGAIGNLIDRLKTGYVIDFIDFRVWPVFNIADISIVVGVGIIIYFMVFFPEKQIDENKDECNE; this is translated from the coding sequence GTGCCGGTCTTAATTTTGATTATAATAAATATTTTCTTAGATCAAGCTGTTAAATATTATGTTCATGCCAATATGACGGTTGGTCAATCAATTCCGATAATAAAAGATATTTTTCATATAACTTATGTTTTAAATCCAGGGGCGGCCTTTGGAATTTTAGAACATAAGCGAAGTTTTTTTGTGATAATTGTTTTTCTGATGTTGGCGATAAGTTATTATGCTTATAGAAAAATTAACCATATGGACAATTTTTTAAAATTAGGAATGGGCTTATTGATTGGTGGAGCAATCGGCAATTTAATTGATCGTCTAAAAACCGGATATGTGATAGATTTTATTGATTTTAGAGTATGGCCGGTATTTAATATCGCAGATATTTCAATTGTAGTTGGTGTTGGGATAATTATTTATTTCATGGTCTTTTTTCCGGAAAAACAAATTGATGAAAACAAGGATGAATGTAATGAGTGA